Proteins co-encoded in one Dasypus novemcinctus isolate mDasNov1 chromosome 18, mDasNov1.1.hap2, whole genome shotgun sequence genomic window:
- the NOSIP gene encoding nitric oxide synthase-interacting protein, which produces MTRHGKNCTAGAVYTYHEKKKDTAASGYGTQNIRLSRDAVKDFDCCCLSLQPCHDPVVTPDGYLYEREAILEYILHQKKEIARQMKAYEKQRGARREEQRELQRAAAQDQVRGFLEKEAAIVSRPLNPFTPRRPSQGGPDEARPGPSAGPASKDKDKALPSFWIPSLTPEAKATKLEKPSRTVTCPMSGKPLRMSDLTPVRFTPLDGSVDRVGLITRAERYVCAVTRDSLSNATPCAVLRPSGAVVTLECVEKLIRKDMVDPVNGEKLLDRDIIVLQRGGTGFAGSGVKLQAEKSRPVMQA; this is translated from the exons aTGACACGACATGGCAAGAACTGCACAGCGGGTGCTGTCTACACCTACCACGAGAAGAAGAAAGACACAG CGGCCTCAGGCTACGGGACCCAGAACATTCGACTGAGCCGGGATGCCGTGAAGGACTTCGACTGCTGCTGCCTCTCTCTGCAGCCCTGCCACGACCCTGTGGTCAC CCCAGACGGCTACCTGTATGAGCGCGAGGCCATCCTCGAGTACATTCTACACCAGAAGAAGGAGATCGCCCGGCAGATGAAG GCCTACGAGAAGCAGCGCGGCGCCCGGCGGGAGGAGCAGAGGGAGCTGCAGCGGGCGGCGGCGCAGGACCAGGTGCGcggcttcctggagaaggaggCGGCCATCGTGAGCCGGCCCCTCAACCCCTTCACGCCCAGGCGCCCCTCCCAGGGCGGCCCAG ATGAGGCCCGGCCCGGGCCCAGCGCGGGCCCCGCCAGCAAGGACAAGGACAAGGCGCTTCCCAGCTTCTGGATCCCGTCGCTGACGCCCGAGGCCAAGGCCACCAAGCTGGAGAAGCCG TCGCGCACCGTGACCTGCCCCATGTCGGGGAAGCCGCTGCGCATGTCGGACCTGACGCCCGTGCGCTTCACGCCCCTCGACGGCTCCGTGGACCGCGTGGGGCTCATCACGCGCGCCGAGCGCTACGTGTGCGCCGTGACCCGCGACAGCCTGAGCAACGCCACGCCCTGCGCCGTGCTGCGGCCCTC TGGGGCCGTGGTCACCCTCGAGTGCGTGGAGAAGCTGATTCGGAAGGACATGGTGGACCCCGTCAACGGGGAGAAGCTCCTGGACCGCGACATCATCGTGCTACAGCGG GGCGGCACGGGCTTCGCGGGCTCCGGCGTGAAGCTGCAGGCGGAGAAGTCGAGGCCGGTGATGCAGGCCTga